The following are encoded together in the Hugenholtzia roseola DSM 9546 genome:
- a CDS encoding enoyl-CoA hydratase/isomerase family protein has translation MQDLTYHTENRVAYLTLNRPEKRNAFSATLVAQLKEAFTKAAEDDNVKVVVLQAKGTVFCAGADLAYLQTLQTNTYEENLADSSFLKDLYEQIYRFPKPTIAAVQGAALAGGCGLATVCDFVFAVPEAKFGYTEVKIGFVPAIVSKFLLRKIGEMQARYLLISGELISAQKAEQIGLITAVVEAENLTEKVQNFAQILCKNNSAEAMFMTKKAIEIVQEQDLSQALLYAAALNAQARATQDCKKGIAAFLNKEKIVW, from the coding sequence ATGCAAGACCTTACCTATCACACCGAAAATAGAGTAGCTTATCTGACCTTAAATCGTCCCGAAAAGAGAAATGCGTTTAGTGCAACCTTAGTAGCCCAGCTCAAAGAAGCCTTTACAAAGGCAGCGGAAGACGACAACGTAAAAGTCGTCGTCCTACAAGCCAAAGGCACTGTCTTTTGTGCAGGGGCAGATTTGGCTTATTTGCAAACGCTACAAACCAATACTTACGAAGAAAATTTGGCTGACTCCTCTTTTTTAAAGGACTTATACGAACAGATTTATCGCTTTCCCAAGCCCACTATCGCCGCCGTACAAGGCGCGGCTTTGGCAGGAGGCTGCGGTTTGGCTACCGTCTGCGATTTTGTCTTTGCCGTTCCCGAAGCTAAATTTGGATATACCGAAGTTAAAATTGGATTTGTGCCTGCTATCGTGAGCAAATTTCTCTTGCGTAAGATTGGTGAGATGCAGGCGCGTTATCTGCTCATTTCGGGCGAACTTATTTCGGCGCAAAAGGCAGAGCAAATCGGACTCATTACGGCAGTGGTAGAGGCGGAAAATCTTACTGAAAAAGTGCAAAATTTTGCACAAATCTTGTGTAAAAATAATTCGGCAGAGGCAATGTTTATGACCAAAAAGGCGATTGAAATTGTCCAAGAGCAAGACCTTTCGCAGGCACTTCTCTATGCCGCCGCCCTTAATGCGCAGGCACGCGCCACACAAGATTGTAAAAAAGGAATTGCGGCGTTTTTAAACAAAGAAAAAATCGTTTGGTAG
- the rfbC gene encoding dTDP-4-dehydrorhamnose 3,5-epimerase, which yields MPYTETPFEGVYVFEPKIFNDHRGYFFESFNLNDFAKQVGVAPSFVQDNQSRSFKGVMRGLHFQHAPFGQAKLVRCLFGEIQDVIVDLRPDSATFGKHFSILLSEKNQKQLFVPRGFAHGFLVLSEWAEFFYKCDNFYAPQADTGIYFADPALEIEWALPLSEIIISEKDKNLPTLAAAKL from the coding sequence ATGCCTTATACCGAAACCCCGTTTGAAGGCGTTTATGTCTTCGAGCCTAAGATTTTCAACGACCACAGAGGTTATTTTTTTGAGAGTTTCAATCTGAATGATTTTGCCAAACAAGTTGGGGTTGCGCCTTCTTTTGTGCAGGACAACCAGTCGCGCTCTTTCAAAGGCGTAATGCGTGGCTTGCATTTCCAACACGCACCCTTCGGACAGGCAAAATTGGTGCGCTGTTTATTTGGTGAAATTCAAGATGTTATTGTAGATTTACGCCCTGATTCTGCAACTTTTGGCAAGCATTTTAGTATTCTACTTTCAGAAAAGAACCAAAAACAACTCTTTGTGCCGCGCGGTTTTGCACATGGCTTTTTGGTTTTGAGCGAATGGGCAGAATTTTTTTACAAATGCGATAATTTTTACGCGCCCCAAGCCGATACGGGGATTTATTTTGCCGACCCTGCCCTCGAAATTGAATGGGCGTTGCCTTTATCGGAGATTATCATTTCAGAAAAGGACAAAAACTTACCTACACTGGCGGCGGCAAAACTTTAA
- a CDS encoding glycosyltransferase — MKTKHIVFLVPYPFDIAPGQRFRYEQYLEALRENDFSFEIFSFLDEKTNRILYKKGNTLQKVWGVLKGYFKRLFHIWAAQKADFVFIYREATPLGAPWVEWFLAKILRKKIIYDFDDAIWIETAQTEKKTWKHRLRNAPKVKKICVWSYKISVGNAFLKQNAETFVKAGAGRAQVILNPTTIDTVYKHNLYKNQTLSAGEKIVIVWTGSHSTLLYLDLILPILAELEQEFDFIFRVICDKNPNLPLKNFEFCAWNAQTEIEDLVVGNIGLMPLKTDAWSEGKCGFKALQYLALGIPAIVSPVGVNCQIVQQGQTGFWATTSAEWKQALQTLMQDANLRTEMGRKGRELVEKRYSVQANTANFLSLFTTDFITKKEESSPIGS, encoded by the coding sequence GTGAAAACGAAACATATCGTCTTTTTAGTGCCTTATCCCTTTGATATTGCCCCTGGTCAGCGTTTTCGCTACGAACAATATTTGGAGGCTTTGCGCGAAAATGACTTTTCTTTCGAAATTTTTTCCTTTTTAGATGAAAAAACAAACCGCATTTTATACAAAAAAGGCAATACTTTGCAAAAAGTCTGGGGTGTTTTGAAAGGCTATTTCAAAAGGCTTTTTCATATTTGGGCAGCCCAAAAAGCCGATTTTGTCTTTATCTATCGCGAGGCTACCCCTTTGGGTGCGCCTTGGGTAGAATGGTTTTTAGCTAAAATTTTACGCAAAAAAATCATTTACGATTTTGATGATGCCATTTGGATAGAAACAGCCCAAACAGAAAAAAAAACGTGGAAACACAGGCTTAGAAATGCGCCCAAAGTGAAAAAAATTTGTGTGTGGTCGTATAAAATTAGTGTGGGAAATGCCTTTTTGAAACAAAACGCCGAAACTTTTGTAAAAGCAGGCGCAGGAAGGGCGCAGGTGATTTTAAATCCTACCACGATTGATACCGTCTATAAACATAATTTGTATAAAAATCAGACCCTTAGCGCAGGTGAAAAAATAGTCATTGTCTGGACAGGCTCACATTCTACCTTGTTATATTTAGACCTGATTTTGCCCATTTTAGCCGAATTAGAACAAGAATTTGATTTTATTTTTCGGGTCATTTGTGATAAAAATCCAAACTTGCCACTCAAAAATTTTGAGTTTTGTGCTTGGAACGCCCAAACTGAAATAGAGGACTTAGTAGTGGGCAATATCGGACTTATGCCACTCAAAACAGATGCTTGGTCGGAAGGGAAATGCGGCTTTAAGGCACTGCAATATTTGGCTTTGGGTATTCCTGCCATTGTTTCGCCTGTGGGCGTGAATTGCCAAATTGTTCAGCAGGGGCAGACAGGCTTTTGGGCTACTACCTCTGCCGAATGGAAACAAGCCCTTCAAACCCTGATGCAAGATGCAAATTTAAGAACTGAAATGGGACGAAAGGGCAGAGAATTAGTAGAAAAACGCTATTCTGTGCAGGCAAATACGGCGAATTTCCTTTCACTTTTTACAACAGATTTTATAACAAAAAAAGAAGAATCTTCGCCCATAGGTAGTTAA
- the mnmA gene encoding tRNA 2-thiouridine(34) synthase MnmA, with protein sequence MSKRVLVAMSGGIDSSLAAVLLHEQGYEVIGMTMKTWDYASSGSTGKKETGCCSLDSINDARAIAVDLGFPHYILDIRAEFGDYVIDYFTDEYMAGRTPNPCVLCNTHIKWDALLKRADKLGCQYIATGHYANIRQENGRYVISKGKDHHKDQSYVLWGVSQDNLARTLLPLGNLLKSEIRQMAMERGFVELVKKSESYEICFIPDNDYRSFLRRRLPNLEAEVGQGNFVLQDGTILGKHNGYPFYTVGQRKGLGIAHKVPLYVLEIRKETNEVVLGEREELGRDGMTVRKISLQKYPKIEGDLEVIAKVRVHDVGTPATIRQQGDTITALFHEPVEAIAPGQSAVFYQGDDVVGGGWIERSFQQYGTQRIYKETNDLPFYKPQKTQ encoded by the coding sequence ATGAGTAAAAGAGTTTTAGTCGCTATGAGTGGCGGCATAGATAGCTCGCTGGCTGCCGTTTTGTTGCATGAGCAAGGCTACGAAGTAATTGGCATGACCATGAAAACGTGGGACTATGCCTCTTCAGGCAGTACGGGCAAAAAGGAAACAGGCTGTTGTAGCCTCGATTCCATCAATGATGCACGCGCCATTGCCGTAGATTTGGGTTTTCCCCATTACATTTTGGACATTCGCGCCGAATTTGGCGATTACGTCATCGATTATTTCACAGATGAGTACATGGCAGGCAGAACGCCTAATCCTTGTGTTTTGTGCAATACGCACATCAAATGGGACGCGCTGCTCAAACGTGCCGACAAACTCGGTTGTCAATATATTGCCACTGGGCATTACGCCAATATCCGTCAGGAAAACGGGCGTTATGTCATTTCAAAAGGCAAAGACCACCACAAAGACCAATCTTATGTCCTTTGGGGCGTTTCGCAAGACAACTTAGCGCGTACTTTGTTGCCTTTGGGCAATTTATTAAAGTCTGAAATTCGCCAAATGGCGATGGAGCGCGGTTTTGTGGAGTTGGTCAAAAAGTCGGAATCCTATGAAATTTGTTTTATTCCTGATAACGATTACCGTAGCTTTTTGCGCCGCCGCTTGCCCAATTTAGAGGCAGAGGTAGGGCAGGGCAATTTTGTACTACAAGACGGAACAATTCTGGGAAAGCACAACGGCTACCCTTTTTATACCGTCGGGCAACGAAAAGGCTTAGGCATTGCGCATAAAGTGCCGCTTTATGTCTTGGAAATCCGCAAAGAAACCAACGAAGTCGTTTTGGGTGAGCGCGAAGAATTGGGGCGCGACGGCATGACGGTTAGAAAAATTAGTTTGCAAAAATATCCAAAAATAGAAGGCGATTTGGAAGTGATTGCCAAAGTGCGCGTCCATGACGTAGGCACGCCTGCCACTATCAGGCAGCAGGGCGATACCATTACCGCCCTTTTTCACGAACCCGTCGAGGCGATTGCCCCCGGACAATCTGCCGTCTTTTATCAAGGCGATGATGTAGTCGGTGGCGGCTGGATAGAACGCTCTTTCCAACAGTATGGCACGCAGCGCATCTATAAAGAAACCAACGATTTGCCTTTCTACAAGCCCCAAAAGACACAATAA
- a CDS encoding TonB-dependent receptor produces the protein MKKLYFLFALFAFLALSLSSIKAQSQILFLEAHSQKPIAGVLVYSSQNQVVTDQKGKASLQDFTPDALIKFQHTQFLIPDSLFFNIKKEEKLKLIFLEEKILNLEEVFIAAQAWESDKAEIPFQIRKIGNAEIKLLAPATTPDLLHKTGEVFVQKSQLGGGSPMLRGFAANGLLLVLDGVRLNNAIYRGGNLQNSLMIDVNGLENAELIFGTGAILYGSDALGGVIDFHTQTPQFSEKTYIKAETLLRYASANREKTLHLNLAYGGKKWAATTVFSFSDFEDLRIGKNRNSLENADTSTIARNFGLRPFYVQTQIKGENFEDKMLANPDPYRLKNSGYGQLNFYQKFRFQAHKNLVISALSLFTTSTDIPRYDRLIETRNNALRFAEWNYGAQKWFLQNLKIEWRAEKKAFDRFAATVAYQSVEESRHNRNFGNPNRASRFEKVKIGSLNLNFDKFINQKNELYYGLELTYNYVASKAFSTHLLTQKREALDTRYPREGSHYTQAGTFVGYKRVLTKKWFANIGLRHTWIDLKADFGDDPFYDFPFEKINLTNSATTYSVGTTFHPLPSLQLDAALSSGFRAPNVDDVGKVFESEPSKVVVPNENLRPERTQTAEIGLKYHYQKNKKEIVVFQLNAFYTQLKSVILRRPFTFQGADSILYEGEKSAVQAYVNAASGRIYGISSDLKINFLHHFLLENQLTYTNGFEEKSRQTLQHIPPIFGRMGLQFRYKKLQLNSFFHWQGAMPFEKLPLEEQNKTFIYHPKGALAWQRIDLQARYLYRNMTIQAGIDNILDKFYQPYAWGIPAAGRSIWIGLRYAWAH, from the coding sequence ATGAAAAAATTGTACTTTTTATTTGCTCTTTTTGCTTTTTTGGCTTTGTCCTTGTCTTCGATAAAGGCACAAAGCCAAATCCTATTTTTGGAGGCACATAGCCAGAAACCTATTGCAGGAGTGCTTGTTTATAGCTCTCAAAATCAAGTAGTTACAGACCAAAAGGGCAAAGCAAGCCTTCAAGATTTTACACCTGACGCGCTTATCAAATTCCAACACACCCAGTTTCTCATTCCTGATTCTTTATTTTTCAATATCAAAAAAGAAGAAAAATTAAAGCTGATTTTTTTAGAGGAAAAAATACTAAATTTAGAAGAAGTTTTTATTGCGGCACAGGCTTGGGAAAGCGACAAGGCAGAAATTCCCTTTCAGATACGAAAAATAGGAAATGCAGAAATAAAACTACTTGCGCCTGCTACTACGCCCGACTTGCTGCACAAAACGGGTGAGGTTTTTGTCCAAAAATCACAATTAGGAGGCGGAAGCCCTATGTTGCGCGGTTTTGCTGCCAATGGTTTGCTTTTGGTTTTAGATGGCGTAAGGCTCAATAATGCCATTTATAGAGGTGGCAATTTGCAAAATAGTTTGATGATTGATGTAAATGGTTTAGAAAATGCAGAGCTTATTTTCGGTACAGGGGCTATCCTCTACGGAAGTGATGCCTTAGGGGGCGTTATAGATTTTCACACCCAAACGCCGCAATTTTCAGAAAAAACTTACATCAAAGCAGAAACACTTTTGCGCTATGCTTCTGCAAATCGGGAAAAAACCTTACATCTAAATTTAGCTTATGGCGGCAAGAAATGGGCTGCCACAACGGTCTTTTCTTTTTCTGATTTTGAAGACCTGCGCATAGGAAAAAATCGCAACTCACTCGAAAATGCCGACACCAGCACAATAGCCAGAAACTTTGGCTTGCGCCCTTTCTATGTTCAAACTCAAATAAAAGGGGAGAATTTTGAAGACAAAATGCTTGCAAACCCAGACCCGTATCGCCTGAAAAATTCGGGCTATGGGCAGCTAAATTTCTACCAAAAATTCCGTTTTCAAGCACATAAAAATCTCGTTATCAGTGCTTTATCGCTTTTTACTACTTCTACCGACATTCCGCGCTATGATAGATTGATAGAAACAAGAAACAATGCACTTCGTTTTGCAGAGTGGAATTATGGAGCGCAAAAATGGTTTCTACAAAATTTGAAAATAGAATGGCGAGCCGAAAAGAAAGCCTTTGACCGTTTTGCCGCTACGGTAGCCTATCAAAGTGTAGAGGAAAGCAGGCACAATCGCAATTTTGGCAATCCCAATAGGGCAAGCCGCTTTGAAAAGGTGAAAATTGGAAGTCTAAACTTAAATTTTGATAAATTTATCAATCAAAAAAATGAATTGTATTACGGCTTAGAACTTACATACAACTATGTCGCTTCTAAGGCTTTTTCTACCCATTTGCTAACCCAAAAAAGAGAGGCTTTGGACACGCGCTATCCGCGTGAGGGCAGCCACTACACACAAGCAGGAACTTTTGTAGGCTACAAAAGAGTTCTAACAAAAAAATGGTTTGCAAATATTGGATTGCGACATACTTGGATAGATTTGAAAGCAGACTTTGGTGATGACCCTTTTTATGATTTTCCTTTTGAAAAAATAAATCTTACTAATTCGGCTACTACTTATAGCGTAGGCACTACTTTTCACCCTCTGCCTTCGTTGCAATTAGATGCGGCTTTAAGCAGCGGTTTTCGCGCTCCCAATGTAGATGACGTAGGCAAAGTCTTTGAATCTGAACCCTCAAAGGTGGTTGTGCCTAATGAAAATCTACGCCCAGAACGCACCCAGACGGCAGAAATAGGATTGAAATATCACTATCAAAAAAATAAAAAAGAAATAGTAGTTTTTCAACTAAATGCCTTTTATACGCAATTAAAATCCGTTATCCTGCGCCGCCCTTTTACCTTTCAGGGAGCAGATTCTATCTTGTATGAAGGCGAAAAAAGTGCAGTTCAAGCCTACGTCAATGCCGCATCGGGTAGGATTTATGGTATCAGCAGCGATTTGAAAATAAATTTTTTGCATCATTTTCTATTGGAAAATCAACTAACCTATACCAACGGTTTTGAAGAAAAAAGCAGGCAAACCTTACAGCACATTCCGCCTATTTTTGGGCGAATGGGTTTGCAATTTCGCTATAAAAAACTTCAATTAAATAGCTTTTTTCATTGGCAGGGAGCTATGCCCTTCGAAAAGTTGCCTTTGGAGGAGCAGAACAAAACCTTTATTTATCACCCCAAAGGCGCGTTGGCATGGCAGCGAATAGATTTGCAAGCGCGTTATCTCTATCGGAATATGACAATTCAAGCAGGAATAGACAACATTTTAGATAAGTTTTATCAGCCTTATGCTTGGGGGATTCCCGCCGCAGGGCGAAGCATTTGGATAGGATTGCGCTATGCGTGGGCGCATTAG
- a CDS encoding PorP/SprF family type IX secretion system membrane protein: protein MKKNLYLFLAFCVGFGFFQTQASAQQDAQFSQYMFNTLYFNPATAGRNSDFIEMGAVYRSQWAGYTATFDQGGAPATQVVSISAPLNRINSGIGLHLAVDRLGPLSSTEVMLSYAYHVALKNEGKLSIGLRAGVYNQAIDFSLYRPNEAGDPNIPQGGKENQFKPDLSAGIFYENPKFFAGAGITHLLPTQFNYGTQINISSLTTHANLMVGGKFDLTESLFFSPSAMLQTDFNTFSYQGNALFTLQDRYHLGLGARASNAFDDAILMVGANLLEKKDLRIMYSFDLVVSGQPAKQPTSHEVTIGFRLPAPSPAILPTQRTTRFRF from the coding sequence TTTTTCAAACCCAAGCATCTGCCCAACAAGATGCCCAGTTTAGCCAATACATGTTCAATACGCTTTATTTCAACCCCGCCACAGCAGGCAGAAATAGCGATTTTATAGAAATGGGCGCGGTCTATCGCTCACAATGGGCAGGCTACACCGCTACCTTCGACCAAGGCGGCGCACCTGCCACACAGGTAGTGAGCATCTCTGCACCCCTGAATCGCATCAATTCGGGTATCGGGCTGCACCTCGCCGTCGACCGTTTAGGACCTCTTAGCAGTACGGAAGTGATGCTTTCCTATGCCTATCATGTGGCTTTGAAAAATGAGGGCAAACTCTCTATCGGTTTGCGTGCAGGGGTCTATAATCAGGCGATTGATTTTAGCCTATATCGCCCTAATGAGGCAGGAGACCCCAATATTCCACAAGGGGGCAAGGAAAATCAATTCAAACCCGACTTATCAGCAGGGATTTTTTACGAAAATCCTAAGTTTTTTGCAGGCGCAGGCATTACACACCTACTTCCTACCCAATTTAATTACGGCACGCAAATCAACATCTCCTCCCTGACTACCCATGCCAATTTGATGGTAGGCGGCAAGTTTGATTTAACCGAAAGCCTTTTCTTTTCGCCCTCTGCCATGTTGCAAACCGACTTCAATACCTTTTCCTATCAGGGAAATGCCCTTTTTACGCTGCAAGACCGCTACCATTTGGGCTTAGGTGCAAGGGCTTCCAATGCCTTTGATGATGCAATTTTGATGGTAGGAGCAAATTTATTAGAGAAAAAAGATTTGAGAATTATGTACTCTTTTGATTTAGTAGTGAGCGGACAGCCTGCCAAACAGCCTACTTCGCACGAAGTTACGATAGGTTTCCGCCTGCCTGCGCCAAGCCCTGCCATTTTGCCTACCCAACGCACAACGCGCTTCCGCTTCTAA
- a CDS encoding M16 family metallopeptidase has protein sequence MLHFETFTLANGLRFFVHQDKDTPMAVFNLMYDVGSRDEEAHKTGFAHLFEHLMFGGSKHIPTYDRPLQLVGGSNNAFTSPDLTNYYDILPANNLETAFWLESDRMLALDFSEEPLEVQRKVVIEEFKQRYLNQPYGDVWLKLRPLAYQQHPYRWATIGKEISHIEQATLQDVKDFFYRYYLPNNAIAVVAGNVTTEQVEALAQKWFAPIPKGERLPRLLPQEPLQTEARFEETAAKVPLDAIYKAYKMSNRLAQDYHATDLLSDMLARDEASPLFRRLVREKEVFVSLQSYIMGSFDEGLLVIQGKVNPTHTLEEAHALLEQELERVVAGLDEKSLQRVKNHVESGVVLGNIELFNRAVNLAYATLLGNTNLVNTEIEQIRAVSLAQVKQVAQKVLNPQVCSTLFYRAIR, from the coding sequence ATGCTTCATTTCGAAACTTTTACGCTTGCCAACGGATTGCGCTTTTTTGTCCATCAAGACAAAGATACGCCTATGGCAGTTTTTAATTTGATGTACGATGTAGGTTCGCGCGACGAAGAGGCACACAAAACGGGGTTTGCGCACCTTTTTGAGCATCTCATGTTTGGCGGCTCGAAACATATCCCTACCTACGACCGCCCTTTGCAGCTGGTTGGCGGCTCGAATAACGCCTTTACTTCGCCCGACCTAACAAACTATTACGACATCCTACCTGCCAACAACCTCGAAACGGCTTTTTGGCTCGAATCCGACCGCATGCTTGCCCTCGATTTTAGCGAAGAACCCTTAGAGGTGCAGCGAAAAGTGGTCATCGAGGAATTTAAACAGCGGTATCTCAATCAGCCTTATGGTGATGTGTGGCTCAAATTGCGCCCTTTGGCGTATCAGCAGCACCCTTATCGTTGGGCTACGATAGGAAAGGAAATTAGCCACATAGAGCAGGCTACACTTCAAGATGTGAAGGATTTTTTTTATCGTTATTATCTGCCTAATAATGCCATTGCAGTTGTGGCAGGAAACGTTACGACCGAGCAAGTGGAAGCCTTAGCCCAAAAATGGTTCGCGCCGATTCCAAAAGGAGAGCGATTGCCGCGTCTGTTGCCACAAGAACCCTTGCAAACAGAGGCGCGTTTTGAAGAAACAGCCGCCAAAGTGCCGCTTGATGCCATCTACAAAGCCTATAAAATGTCTAACCGTCTGGCGCAGGACTATCACGCCACCGACCTATTGAGCGATATGTTGGCAAGAGATGAGGCTTCGCCCCTTTTTCGCCGTCTGGTGCGTGAAAAGGAAGTTTTTGTTTCGCTACAATCTTACATCATGGGTTCGTTTGACGAAGGGCTTTTGGTCATACAAGGCAAAGTCAATCCTACCCACACGCTCGAAGAGGCGCATGCCCTTTTGGAGCAGGAACTTGAAAGGGTAGTGGCTGGTTTAGACGAAAAATCGCTGCAAAGGGTTAAAAATCATGTAGAATCGGGCGTAGTCTTGGGCAATATCGAGCTTTTTAATCGCGCCGTCAATTTGGCGTATGCGACTCTTTTGGGCAATACAAACCTTGTCAATACGGAAATCGAGCAAATTCGCGCCGTTTCCTTAGCGCAGGTAAAGCAGGTGGCACAAAAAGTTTTGAATCCGCAGGTTTGCAGCACGCTTTTTTATCGCGCGATACGCTAA
- a CDS encoding 2OG-Fe(II) oxygenase has translation MPIVPIEPTLSEQIVEDLASKHWSEIPNFLPTQMAKELYQELKQTYREGEFVRAGIGSGSKFRLKSEIRGDYIHWLEEAHLSDLQRHYWAQIEQVRLALNRAFFLNLRHFEAHFALYPVGSFYKKHLDQHQNVQERLISCVLYLNENWTPQDEGCLRIYQTEPHLSAPLPPNADTPYLDIAPQMGTLVCMRSDTVWHEVLPTKRPRASLTGWLRRENMMF, from the coding sequence ATGCCTATCGTCCCCATCGAGCCTACACTTTCCGAACAAATTGTAGAAGACCTTGCGTCTAAACATTGGTCGGAAATCCCTAATTTCTTACCTACACAAATGGCAAAGGAATTATACCAAGAACTAAAACAAACCTACCGAGAAGGCGAATTTGTGCGAGCAGGCATTGGTAGTGGTTCAAAATTTCGGCTAAAAAGTGAAATAAGAGGCGACTATATTCACTGGTTAGAAGAAGCCCACCTAAGCGACTTGCAAAGGCACTATTGGGCGCAAATCGAGCAGGTGCGATTGGCTCTTAATCGCGCTTTCTTCCTCAATCTTAGGCACTTTGAAGCCCATTTCGCCCTTTATCCCGTAGGCAGTTTCTACAAAAAACATTTAGACCAACATCAAAATGTGCAAGAAAGGTTAATTTCTTGTGTCTTATATCTGAATGAAAATTGGACACCCCAAGATGAAGGTTGTCTTAGGATTTACCAAACAGAGCCGCACCTAAGCGCACCACTACCCCCCAACGCTGATACGCCTTATCTCGACATTGCCCCCCAGATGGGTACTTTGGTCTGTATGCGTAGCGATACCGTTTGGCATGAGGTCTTGCCCACCAAACGCCCTCGCGCAAGCCTGACAGGTTGGCTTAGGCGCGAAAATATGATGTTCTAA
- a CDS encoding patatin-like phospholipase family protein, producing the protein MSNSTSKTVKKLDLALQGGGSHGAFTWGVLERLLEDERIKIDGICGTSAGAMNGTILAYGLQKGGRYEAIALLEKFWRRVSEYQTLSPLQPSPFDKVFGEGRLDYSPAYHFFEYFTLLFSPYQFNPLNINPLKFVLEEFIDFEELRRCQEVKLFVCATNVRTSHVKVFETQEITVESVMASACLPFLFPAVEIDGEAYWDGGYMGNPPIYPLIDNTDTPDIMIVQINPIRIDHVPKTVDEIRDRVNEISFNASLIHDIRQINMVRKMLEKGINIDGKFKELYLHRIFPAQTLRNLNVSTKLNAEWNFLQKLRNIGRSMAEEWLNKNFESIGKESTFDLEKTILRKN; encoded by the coding sequence ATGAGTAATTCTACATCAAAAACAGTAAAAAAATTAGACTTGGCTTTGCAAGGAGGTGGCTCGCATGGAGCTTTTACTTGGGGAGTCTTGGAGCGTCTTTTAGAAGATGAGCGCATCAAAATTGACGGCATCTGTGGCACCAGTGCAGGGGCAATGAACGGGACAATTTTGGCGTATGGCTTGCAAAAGGGCGGACGCTATGAAGCCATTGCACTTTTAGAAAAGTTTTGGCGCAGGGTGTCTGAATATCAGACTCTTAGCCCTTTGCAGCCCAGTCCGTTTGATAAGGTTTTTGGCGAAGGGCGTTTGGATTATTCGCCTGCTTATCATTTTTTTGAATATTTTACTTTGCTTTTTTCGCCTTATCAGTTTAATCCTTTAAATATCAATCCTTTAAAATTTGTTTTAGAAGAGTTTATAGATTTTGAAGAATTGAGGCGTTGTCAGGAAGTAAAATTGTTTGTCTGTGCTACCAACGTGCGTACAAGCCATGTGAAAGTGTTTGAAACACAGGAGATTACCGTAGAATCGGTTATGGCTTCTGCTTGTCTGCCTTTCCTTTTTCCTGCCGTAGAAATTGATGGAGAAGCCTATTGGGACGGTGGTTATATGGGCAATCCGCCTATTTATCCGCTTATCGACAATACCGATACGCCCGATATTATGATTGTCCAAATCAATCCCATTCGCATCGACCATGTCCCCAAAACGGTAGATGAAATTCGCGATAGGGTCAATGAAATTTCTTTTAATGCAAGTCTGATTCACGACATTAGGCAAATCAATATGGTGCGCAAGATGTTGGAAAAGGGTATCAATATTGATGGCAAGTTTAAAGAATTGTACCTGCACCGCATTTTTCCTGCCCAAACTTTGCGAAACCTTAATGTTTCTACCAAACTCAACGCCGAATGGAATTTCCTACAAAAACTTAGAAATATTGGGCGAAGTATGGCAGAAGAATGGCTGAATAAAAATTTTGAGAGCATTGGCAAAGAATCTACTTTCGACTTAGAAAAGACCATTTTGAGGAAAAATTAG